Genomic DNA from Tachyglossus aculeatus isolate mTacAcu1 chromosome 10, mTacAcu1.pri, whole genome shotgun sequence:
tgtatatgtttgtacatattcgttactctatttatttattttacttgtacatatctattctatttattttgagagctcacctcctccaggaggccttcccagactgagccccttccttcctctccccctcatccccctctccatcccccccatcttacctccttcccttccccacagcacctgtatatatgtatatatgtttgtacgtgttttttactctatttattttatttgtacatatctattctatttattttattttgttcgtatgtttggttttgttctccgtctcccccttttagactgtgagcccactgttgggtagggactgtctctctatgttgccaatttgtacttcccaagcgcttagtgcagtgctctgcacatagtaagcgctcaataaatacgattgatgatgatgatggtgattttattttgttcgtaggtttggttttgttctccgcctcccccttttagactgcgagcccgctgttgggtagggactgtctctatacgttgccaacttgtacttcccaagcgcttagtccggtgctctgcacacagtaagcgctcaataaatacgattgatgatgatgatgatgtagtccaagtcggccacatagagagccgatccttacccgacaacgggctcacagtctagaagggggaggcaggcaacaaaacgaacCCTGCAGacggtgtcaaaatggtcagaaaaaacagaattaaagctctacTCCGCAGGGAACGAGGAGTCCCGGGTCCCCCCCGTCGCCCGTCGCGGAGCTCCCCACCTGGCCTTCCGCCATCTTCGTCCGCCGCCCGGAAAAGAAGGAGCGTGCCTCCTCAGGGGTCTCCTTATCGCCGGCGCAGGGGccgccggaagtgacgtcacgGGGGACCCGGAGGCTCCGCTCGCTATTGGTCAGATTGCGGCCGCCGTCCCTCAAGAGAGGGCGGGGCCGGGTCACGCGGAAGAGAGGAGCCAATGGGGAGGCTAAGGGGAGAGCACGTGGGTTGTGGGGGACGCCATCTTTCTCTGGGGCAGATGCCGTACAACAGGACGCCGTACGGCGGGCCTGAGGTGGAAGCGGccctgggagagaagggggtggaaacttcccgggccttccttcctctccccctctccattccctccccattcattcaatcgtatttattgagcgcttactgagtgcagagcactgtactaagcgcttgggaagtacaaattggcaacatatagagacagtccctacccaacagtgggctcacagtctaaaagggggagacggagaacaaaaccaaacatactaacaaaataaaataaatagaatagatatgtacaggtaaaatagagtaataaatatgtacaaacatatatacagatatatatgtatatacctgtatatatgtatgtatgtatatattcctccaggaggccttcccagactgagccccttccttcctctccccctcgtccccctctccatcccccccatcttccctccttcccttccccacagcacctgtttatatgtatatatgtttgtacatatttgttactctattttacttgtacatatctattctatttattttattttgttagtatgtttggttttgttctctgtctccccccttttagactgcgagcccactgttgggtagggactgtctctatgttgccaacttgtacttcccaagcgcttagtacagtgctctgcacacagtaagcgctcaataaatacgattgatgatgacgatgaacatatagagacggtccctacccagcagtgggctcacagtctagaagggggagacagagaacaaaacaaaacatattaacaaaataaaataaatagaataaatatgtacaagtaaaatagagtaataaagacgtacaaacatatatacatatatacaggtgctgtggggaaggaaaggaggtaaagcgggcgatggagagggggaggaggggagaggaaggagggggctcagtctgggaaggcctccgagttggaaggacatgggttttttcacccaaacgcttagaacattcattcagtcatatttattgggcacttacttagtactaagtactgatttattacactattgattttacttgcacatatttactattctatttactttgttaatgataataataataataatggcatttattaagcgcttactatgtgcaaagccctgttctaagcactggggaggttacaaggtgatcaggttgtcccacggggggctcacagtcttaatccccattttacagatgaggtaactgaggcccagagaagttaagtgacttgcccagactgagccccctccttcctctccccctcctcccgctccccatcccccctgccttacctccttcccctccccacagcacctgtatatatgtatttatctttgtacgtatttattactctattttatatgttttgttttgttctctgtctcccccttctagactgtgagcccactgttgggtagggaccgtctctatatgttgccaacttgtacttcccaagcgcttagtacagtgctctgcacacagtaagcgctcaataaatatgattgaatgaatgaatgaatgcccaaagtcacacagctgacaaccagtggagccgggatttgaacccctgacctctgactccaaagcctgggctcttttcactgagccatgttgcttccccatgctgcttaatgatgtgcatttagctttaattctagttgttctgatgacttgacacctgtccacatgttttgttttgttgtctgtctcccccttctagactgtgagccgttattgggtagggacaatcaatcaatcaatcaatcgtatttaacttgtctgggcctctgtcccctcatctgcaaaacggggattaagattgtgagcctcctgtgggatgggaactgggtccaacttgattagcttgcatctaccccaggcttagtacagcgtctgacacgtagcgcttaacaaatgctgtaaaaaaaaaaaagtagtctaTAAGCCCTGAGATAAGTGCAATGTAGGTAGATTGGACACATGGGCCTCACGATCTAAAAGGAAggtcatttaatctccattttacaaagaagttaagtgacttcccaaggtcacaaagcaggtacccgctcccctccctccctccctgcactcagataataataataataatggcatttattaagcacttacaatgtgcaaagcactgttctaagccctggggaggttacaaggtgatccggttgtcccacgtggggctcacagtcttaatccccattttacagatgaggtaactgaggcccagagaagttaagtgacttgcccaaagtcgcacagctgacaagtggcagagccaggatttgaacctgtgacctctgactccaaagtccgggctctttccactgagccacgctgcaaataataataataatggcattttattaagcgcttactatgtgaaaagcactgttccaagcgctggggaggttacaaggtgatcaggttgtcccacggggggctcacagtcttaatccccattttacagatgaggtaactgaggcccagataagttaagtgacttgcccaaagtcacacagctgacaagtggcagagcagggatttgaacccatgatctctgactccaaagtccgggctctttccaccgagccacgctgcagatgtcattagtacagtgctctgcacacagtaagagctcaataaatactcaatgaatGTCTCCAGCACTACCCAAGTGCCCCCAGTCCCCATAACTCTCAGACACCCTGGGGGTGCCTTGCCTTCAATATCATTACCGGTGTTTATTGAGGATCAGCTGAGGAAGGGGGGCACCCTGGGCCCTGAGGGCTGACAGGAAttacaaatgaggaataagaTAATAGTCCCCCcaccctggaggagtttacagtctctttaGGGAGGCAGGAACCACATCCATTTTCAATTACACCAAAAGTGCACGTGCCAGGAGCATAAAACTAAGAACGGAAATATATACACAAGATTTACAGAGATAATACACAGTTGCTAGGGCGGCTGAAGTGGATGAAAGGAGTCCACAGTCCgagaaggctgcctggaggaggaggtggctttttgcAGCTTGAAGGCGGGATGAGATGTGGTTTAGCCTCTCACAGCAAAATCTTTCCATGTCAATAACGTTCGGCTTGATGCGCGAGGGGGCgggtgggcaggggcaggagggggaggtgaaGCTTGGCCTGCTCCGGCCTGCCCCGCACCCAGCTGGATCCCCCTTCTGATTTCCTcgggagacaagtggcagtgaaGTCCTGGAGGGAAGAGACAAAGATTGGGGGGCGTTGGCCGGAGCTGGGGTCTGGGGGCCATGGGGCGGAGAGACCCGGGTAGCGGGGAGACGGGGGGCGGCTGCCAGCCTGCGCCCATGTACCTTGTCTCTCTGCTTCCACTCTCAGTCCCgctcagggtgggcagggggtcaTGAGCACGGTCTCCTCGGGAGGGGAGAATCTGTGGGGATCTGAGACGCCCTCTGGCACGGCtgtggagagagagagcccccGCACCGAAATGGGAAACTGCCCGCTCCTCTGGGTTATCGGAAGGAGCGGCCCATGATGACGGAGGACCCCCTGCCCACCTCGGGAACCCCAACTCCCCGTccacggtggggtgggggggcaccccCGCTCCTATCCACCCGGCCCCGTCCCGCCCCCAGCTCACCTGGCTCTGTCCTCCCCAGTTCCGTATCCTCCACAGCTTCCACAGTCCCCACAATGCCCCCATGGCCAGCCCGGGCAGGAAGAGCCACAGCGGGGTCAGGAGGAGGCCCTGGGATAGGGGAGCCTGGCTGCCCAGGGGGCCCGGGGTGCCAGCGGAAGGAGCTGAGGTGGAGGAAtctgggtggagggggaaaatgagcgggagagagaggaggtcaaGGGGGAGGGATAGGGTGGCTGAGGGGAGTGGGACACagtgggagaggggggcagggctgggggggtggggaacagTGGAAGTTGGGGGGGAGAGGGTTGCCTCCAGGGGGACAACCGCCTTCACAAATGTGGGCTGAgacttctcttttctcccctcccactctctcctgagCGTGCCCTCCACCCCCAGGGTCCTGAAGTCCCGTCTTCCCagtccctactccctcctccgCCTTGGAGGACCcaatggagctgggaaggggagccCAGGCCCAGAGACGGGGGTTTgctcagggtgaggagggggaaagggaacatATACAGCTTTGGGGAGAgtctcactccccccacccccaaagccccATCCCCAGCGACAGTAGCTGGGAAATGGGTAGGGCAAGGGACTCATTTCCTGCAGCTATCCTCTGCCAGTCTGCGAGCACCAGGGTGAGTTGGAGGAGTCGCTAGCAGGGAGAGCCCCcacgcccaccccctgcccctgtgGTGGAGGGCACAGGAGGGGGGCAGGTGGGATGAGTTGGGCAGgggagctgggagacaggggccCAGGTGGGAAAGGAGCAGACAAGGGGGACCTGGGAAAGCGGGGCccagggtggggaaggagtgAACAAGAGGAACTGGGAGAGAGGGGCGAAGACATGGGTCAGGGAAGGACAGGCAGTGGGACTGGCGAAAAACATGAAGACGGAGGGAAGTTGAAtgcggggggtggggaaaggggaaggagaatcgGGCAAGGCAAgacggtggcagagctggggatcgGGGATGGAGACGGCTGTTACCAGGGACGCAGCGGAGCTCCAGGCAGCTGGAGAAGTTGAGGCTGGTTATCTTGGGGCGCAGGGAGGTCAGGTGCTGGGACACGTCCCCCAGGAACTGTGAGATGTTGATCTGCTGGAATCTGGCGCACTTCTGGGGGCGCTGAGCGGGAGAGGAGGCCCCTGCTTCAGACTTCCCGGGGGTCCCCCAGGGTCTCCAGTCCCCCCCGGCGGGGGAGGAGCGGTTGCTGGATGGGGACtcccgtccctgcccacagaagccaCCTGccatgggggtgaggggggccggTCCCACCTGGAAGCCACAGTCGCTGACGAAGTCGACTTCAGCCTGGACCTTGTGGACCAGGTCCCGCAGCCGAGGCCCGGACATCCGCTCTAAGTGCTTTAGCCGTTCCTTTGCCACCGACAGGTGCCACAGCTCCCAGCACAGCTCATCCTGGGGTACAGCCAGGGCTGGGGccgggtgtgggggtggggagggcgagcGAGGGGCCACAGTGGGGGAGACTGGAGGGAACTGGGAGAGGACGTGGGGACGATGGGGTGTGTTGGGAGCATCAGGaagcctgggagggagggggcaaagtgCAAGGAAGACCCAGGGGGGCACGGGGAGGGCTGGGGGacctggagaggaagggatgtggTGAAGAGCTGGGGGACAGCGGTGAGGGAGACCTGGGTccttgaggggctgggggagggaggccttTCTCGCTCCCTCCAAGCCCTTCTGCACCCCCAACGTGAGGCCGGGGAACACGGAGGAACCGCCCCGGCTGGGAGAGGGTCCCTGTTGTGTCCTGGGCCCTGGGAcctgggggggattgggaggtgcAGGGCTCTAGGGGCTCTGCTCTGGGGGCGcggtggggggcaaggggagggtcCGGGGGAGCAGCGCCATACTCACAGTCTGGAGGTTGGTGACCACGCTGATGGGGTAGTCCTGGAGCAGGTATTGGGCCTGTGGCGGGgggtccgggggtggggaggccggGCAGAGAGAAGTCCATTagcggggaggaagggaagggcagtGGGCGACGGAATCCGGGGCCGGATGGGGTTCTGGGaaccggggtggggggctcaccagGTTGTGGATGTGCAGTGGGAACATGGAGCTGACGGGGCTGTAGCGGAAGGCGCAGGCGGGGGCAGGAGGCGGCCCgctcagcagcaggagcagcagcaacagctgAAGGTGGACCAGCAGCCAAGCCTGGGCCGGGGCctgggccccccgccccctccccaaggcGGGCCCcaacctgcccctccctctctggccacctccatctgcctgcccctggcctcccctccatctcctccctccccgcccccccgcca
This window encodes:
- the FLT3LG gene encoding fms-related tyrosine kinase 3 ligand yields the protein MTARPPPALPHLLLLLLLLSGPPPAPACAFRYSPVSSMFPLHIHNLAQYLLQDYPISVVTNLQTDELCWELWHLSVAKERLKHLERMSGPRLRDLVHKVQAEVDFVSDCGFQRPQKCARFQQINISQFLGDVSQHLTSLRPKITSLNFSSCLELRCVPDSSTSAPSAGTPGPLGSQAPLSQGLLLTPLWLFLPGLAMGALWGLWKLWRIRNWGGQSQPCQRASQIPTDSPLPRRPCS